Proteins from a single region of Halalkalibaculum roseum:
- a CDS encoding TAT-variant-translocated molybdopterin oxidoreductase: MSDEVKSPNYWKSLNELANNKEYKKFAEREFPENATELGDQVSRRSFLRVMGASIALAGFASCRRPVQKILPYTQQPEEVTPGIPLYYASAMPFQDALTGVVIENHEGRPTKVEGNEMHPASLGSSSKFNQASMLQMYDPDRSRYVSRDGERTSFENFVNFCNEHFSNTGRNIAFISEANSSPTYNRIKEQALNKFSNAQWVTYEAFSEDNALEGTNIAFGERLRTVNHFDRAEVIVSFDDDFLNPAANKNSVEATRSFSEARKVTSEEDDMLRLYSVESTFTVTGSNADNRLKIKSSEIPLFIHALASELSGSVSGLSAFSGHSNKFSDHEWIPVLAEDLLNNRGSSILTVGSEHAAEVHAAVAAINNALGNAGNSVTYHSVSHINDGSDREAFRDITESLSNGDIDTVVFIGANPVFTAPSDLNFSEALSNAETTIHLGEYTDETASQCNWHVNRAHYLEAWGDGFDYTGTRSIIQPQIEPLFSGISEIEFLNAVTTGSNAKGYDLVQETWRGYHSTNFQSKWEKILHDGLDEAGSAFPAQSVNISSGFSSRMSQFISSEAESSGTELVIRPDSKLFDGRYANNGWLQELPDPMTKVTWDNVALMSKNTADRLGVEAAGLGVANVDVLAITVNGTTIEVPAWVQPGHADDSITITVGYGREGIGKVANGTGVDTYPLRSTSTMLYATDIQVENTGKKFEIACTQDHNSMEGRSLLRYATLQEYRDNPEFSSYDSAYNAELPGEAYAGEQGADQPLSIFDAIDEADYPDYEPQWGMTIDLNSCIGCGTCTIACQAENNIPVIGKREVSNGREMHWIRTDRYFEGDVDDPKALHQPVPCMHCELAPCEQVCPVAATTHSDDGMNQMTYNRCIGTRYCANNCPYKVRRFNFFNYTKEFLTTGSDPEVVQMAMNPEVTVRFRGVMEKCTFCVQRVNRAKINKKIETDGESLKPDDGSVKTACQQACPADAIYFGDLTDPESKVVQTKKNNRNYLLLEELNTRPRTSYLAKLRNPNPKLA; the protein is encoded by the coding sequence TTTGCTTCATGCCGGCGCCCGGTACAAAAGATTTTACCATATACCCAGCAGCCTGAAGAGGTAACACCGGGTATACCTTTATATTATGCATCCGCCATGCCTTTTCAGGATGCGCTCACCGGTGTTGTCATTGAGAACCATGAAGGACGTCCGACCAAAGTTGAAGGTAACGAGATGCACCCGGCAAGCCTGGGTTCAAGCAGCAAGTTCAACCAGGCTTCCATGCTGCAGATGTACGATCCCGATCGTTCCCGATATGTAAGCAGAGATGGCGAGCGTACTTCTTTTGAGAATTTTGTGAATTTCTGCAACGAACATTTTTCAAATACCGGCCGAAATATTGCATTTATTTCAGAGGCCAACTCTTCTCCTACCTACAACAGGATCAAGGAGCAAGCATTAAACAAGTTTTCGAATGCCCAATGGGTAACCTATGAGGCCTTCAGTGAAGATAATGCTCTTGAAGGAACGAATATCGCTTTCGGCGAAAGGCTACGTACGGTAAATCACTTTGACCGGGCGGAAGTAATTGTCTCTTTTGATGATGATTTTCTGAACCCGGCCGCCAATAAAAATAGTGTTGAGGCAACACGAAGCTTTTCAGAAGCACGTAAAGTTACCTCAGAGGAAGACGATATGCTTCGTCTCTACTCTGTTGAAAGTACTTTTACGGTTACCGGTTCAAATGCCGACAACCGTTTGAAGATTAAATCCAGTGAGATACCGCTGTTTATACATGCTCTTGCCTCTGAACTATCGGGAAGCGTAAGTGGACTTTCTGCTTTCAGCGGACACAGCAATAAATTTTCAGACCATGAGTGGATACCGGTACTTGCAGAAGACCTATTAAATAATAGAGGCTCTTCTATACTTACCGTCGGCAGTGAGCATGCTGCTGAAGTACATGCTGCTGTAGCCGCAATCAATAATGCACTTGGCAATGCGGGCAACTCAGTGACATATCACAGTGTTTCCCATATAAATGACGGCAGCGACAGGGAAGCCTTCCGAGATATTACCGAAAGTCTCAGTAATGGTGACATCGATACAGTTGTATTTATAGGTGCTAATCCTGTGTTTACGGCCCCATCCGATCTGAATTTCAGCGAAGCACTTTCCAATGCTGAAACCACCATTCACCTTGGAGAATATACCGATGAAACAGCAAGTCAGTGCAACTGGCACGTAAATCGTGCGCACTATCTTGAAGCATGGGGCGACGGTTTTGATTACACCGGGACACGTTCCATCATTCAGCCGCAAATTGAACCGCTTTTTTCAGGCATAAGTGAAATTGAATTCCTGAATGCAGTTACTACGGGAAGCAATGCCAAGGGATATGATCTGGTTCAAGAAACCTGGAGAGGTTATCACTCAACAAATTTTCAAAGCAAGTGGGAAAAGATACTGCATGACGGACTCGATGAGGCCGGCAGTGCTTTCCCCGCCCAATCCGTAAATATTTCCAGCGGATTCTCATCCAGAATGAGCCAATTTATATCAAGCGAAGCTGAATCTAGCGGTACCGAATTGGTAATCCGTCCCGATTCTAAGTTGTTTGACGGGCGCTATGCCAACAACGGTTGGCTTCAGGAGCTTCCCGACCCAATGACCAAAGTCACCTGGGATAATGTAGCCCTGATGAGCAAAAATACTGCTGATCGACTGGGTGTTGAAGCCGCCGGGCTCGGTGTTGCCAATGTGGATGTATTGGCCATAACGGTAAACGGTACAACTATTGAAGTACCTGCCTGGGTTCAACCGGGACATGCCGATGACAGTATTACCATCACAGTAGGTTACGGCCGCGAAGGTATCGGAAAAGTGGCAAACGGCACCGGGGTTGATACCTATCCCCTCCGTTCTACCTCTACCATGCTTTACGCAACAGATATTCAGGTAGAAAACACCGGAAAGAAATTTGAAATAGCTTGTACGCAGGATCATAACAGTATGGAGGGACGTTCCCTGCTGCGTTATGCCACCCTGCAGGAATACCGTGACAACCCGGAATTCTCAAGCTATGACTCGGCTTATAACGCTGAATTGCCCGGAGAAGCGTATGCCGGCGAACAGGGAGCAGATCAACCGCTTTCTATTTTTGACGCCATTGATGAAGCCGATTATCCCGACTATGAACCGCAATGGGGAATGACCATTGATCTGAACTCCTGCATCGGCTGTGGTACCTGTACCATCGCCTGTCAGGCAGAAAACAATATTCCGGTTATTGGTAAACGCGAAGTCAGCAACGGACGTGAGATGCACTGGATTCGTACCGACCGCTATTTTGAAGGCGATGTCGATGATCCAAAAGCACTTCACCAGCCGGTTCCCTGTATGCATTGCGAACTGGCTCCCTGCGAGCAGGTTTGCCCTGTTGCGGCAACTACACACAGTGATGACGGTATGAACCAGATGACCTATAACAGGTGTATCGGTACCCGTTACTGCGCCAACAACTGCCCTTATAAAGTTCGAAGATTCAACTTCTTCAACTACACCAAAGAGTTTTTAACGACCGGCAGTGATCCTGAAGTCGTACAAATGGCGATGAATCCCGAAGTAACCGTACGTTTCCGAGGTGTTATGGAGAAATGTACCTTCTGCGTTCAGCGGGTTAATCGTGCGAAAATCAATAAGAAAATTGAGACCGACGGAGAAAGTTTAAAACCTGATGATGGTTCTGTGAAAACCGCGTGCCAGCAGGCATGTCCGGCAGATGCCATCTATTTCGGTGACCTGACAGATCCGGAAAGCAAAGTGGTACAGACCAAGAAGAACAACCGCAACTACCTGTTGCTGGAAGAGCTGAATACAAGGCCCAGAACTTCGTACCTTGCTAAACTTCGCAATCCAAATCCAAAATTGGCCTAA
- the nrfD gene encoding NrfD/PsrC family molybdoenzyme membrane anchor subunit produces the protein MSTDYKYVPEPALVKGDHTFGSITDIIAKTPLSPTPKLWYLAFGISNLLLITLLGSVGYLIWDGIGIWGLNNPAGWGWAIINFVWWVGIGHAGTLISAILFLFRQGWRTAINRFAEAMTIFAVMCAGLFPAIHVGRIWVIYWVFPVPNSMAAWPNFSSPLLWDVFAVSTYFTVSLLFWYVGLVPDFATLRDKAKSKIAKISYGIAALGWTGSFRNWWNYEKAYMILAGLATPLVLSVHTIVSFDFAVSMIPGWHSTIFPPYFVAGAIYSGFAMVLTLMIIARKIYGLEDIMNIDIMEKMNLVMMVTGNLVAFAYLMEGFIAWYSGYIYEQGIFWLYATGPYAWGFYILMFCNVVTPQFLWSKKIRRNVALTFVISIIVNIGMWFERFMIAVGSLATDFMPSNWDYFSPTFWDIIIYIGTFGLFFTFFLLFLRYLPMVAIAEVKGVMPQADPHNYDEETKEFVNTKAEPAVVDQQTA, from the coding sequence ATGAGTACAGATTATAAATACGTACCAGAGCCCGCATTAGTTAAAGGCGACCATACCTTCGGGAGTATTACGGATATCATTGCCAAAACACCGTTATCTCCCACCCCAAAGTTGTGGTACCTTGCTTTCGGCATCTCAAACTTATTGCTGATAACCTTGCTGGGTTCTGTGGGATACCTTATATGGGACGGTATCGGAATTTGGGGATTGAATAACCCTGCAGGCTGGGGTTGGGCTATTATTAACTTTGTATGGTGGGTCGGTATCGGTCACGCCGGTACGTTGATTTCTGCTATTCTATTCCTGTTCAGACAGGGCTGGCGTACTGCTATTAACCGTTTTGCAGAGGCCATGACCATTTTTGCCGTAATGTGTGCCGGTCTTTTCCCGGCTATTCACGTCGGTCGTATCTGGGTTATCTACTGGGTATTCCCGGTTCCGAACTCCATGGCGGCCTGGCCTAACTTTAGCAGTCCGCTGCTTTGGGACGTTTTTGCGGTAAGTACCTACTTTACTGTTTCACTATTATTCTGGTATGTTGGTCTGGTTCCTGATTTCGCCACTTTGCGCGACAAGGCAAAGAGCAAAATTGCTAAGATATCTTACGGCATTGCCGCCCTAGGGTGGACGGGGAGCTTCAGAAACTGGTGGAATTACGAGAAGGCCTACATGATTCTGGCCGGTCTTGCCACTCCGCTGGTGCTTTCAGTTCACACTATTGTATCCTTTGACTTCGCGGTCTCCATGATTCCGGGCTGGCACAGTACCATTTTCCCGCCCTACTTCGTTGCCGGTGCTATCTATTCCGGTTTTGCCATGGTATTGACCCTGATGATTATCGCAAGAAAGATTTATGGTCTGGAAGACATTATGAATATCGACATCATGGAGAAAATGAATCTCGTGATGATGGTGACCGGAAACCTTGTAGCCTTTGCATACCTGATGGAAGGTTTTATCGCCTGGTATAGCGGTTATATTTATGAGCAGGGTATTTTCTGGTTATATGCAACCGGACCTTATGCCTGGGGCTTTTACATTCTGATGTTCTGCAACGTGGTAACACCGCAGTTCCTATGGTCAAAGAAAATTCGCAGAAATGTAGCGCTCACTTTCGTGATTTCTATTATTGTTAACATCGGTATGTGGTTCGAACGCTTTATGATTGCTGTTGGATCACTGGCAACCGATTTCATGCCCTCTAACTGGGATTATTTCTCTCCCACTTTCTGGGATATCATTATTTACATCGGCACTTTCGGACTGTTCTTCACTTTCTTCCTGCTATTCCTGCGCTACCTGCCAATGGTCGCAATTGCAGAGGTGAAAGGTGTGATGCCGCAAGCCGATCCGCACAACTACGATGAAGAGACCAAAGAATTTGTAAACACAAAAGCTGAACCTGCTGTCGTTGATCAGCAAACCGCTTAG
- a CDS encoding DUF3341 domain-containing protein — protein MESNEKNIHGVLAEFRNPKELIDAASAVEKSGYNKYDTYAPFPIHGMEKAMGIKESPLGWIVLGGATVGLVGAVVLMVWVMAYEYPMNISGKPLINIPIYVPIAFELTVLLSAFAAVFGMFKLNNLPRLHNPLFNVERFKKASDDGFFICIEAKDDLFSEEKVTSLLNDAGATHIETVYDK, from the coding sequence ATGGAATCAAACGAAAAAAACATTCACGGCGTACTGGCTGAGTTCAGAAATCCAAAAGAACTCATTGATGCTGCATCAGCCGTAGAAAAATCAGGTTATAACAAGTACGATACTTATGCCCCCTTCCCCATTCACGGAATGGAAAAGGCGATGGGGATTAAGGAATCTCCTTTGGGCTGGATTGTACTTGGCGGGGCTACAGTAGGGCTTGTAGGAGCAGTAGTGCTTATGGTTTGGGTGATGGCCTATGAGTATCCCATGAATATTAGCGGCAAGCCCTTAATCAATATACCTATTTATGTACCGATTGCTTTTGAGCTGACTGTTTTACTTTCAGCTTTTGCTGCAGTATTCGGCATGTTTAAGCTGAATAACCTGCCCAGACTCCACAATCCTTTATTTAATGTAGAACGCTTTAAGAAAGCTTCCGATGACGGATTCTTCATCTGCATCGAAGCTAAAGATGATTTGTTTTCTGAGGAAAAAGTTACATCACTTTTAAACGATGCCGGTGCAACACATATTGAAACGGTATATGATAAGTAA
- a CDS encoding c-type cytochrome, which translates to MFDKLDEMEKGRGNELTEEIDSKITNRIQMTSRFFKSSLLVAITLLFISCRGEKFDHQPVHPNMNMDQQERFEAQEQNRFFADGRGMRMPVEGTVARGNLREDKAFYQGISEDSSFVDEIPVTVNRSFLQRGQKQYETYCTPCHGSTGDGQGIIMVGRYGYVPAPSYHIDRLRNSEDGYIYSTIANGIRNMPAYAHQIDVEDRWAIVAYVRALQRSQYVPENEMQQYDVDLAALDQQYQQAQEEEMARQEAQSGGGGEEISAARGEQIYMQNACQTCHSQDGSDGIGPTHLNIFERTRQLADGSTVTADEEYLRESIVNPNAKIVEGYDPVMAPYSYLSDAEVQSLIEYMKTISDNQ; encoded by the coding sequence ATGTTTGATAAATTGGATGAAATGGAAAAAGGCAGAGGAAATGAACTTACTGAGGAGATCGACTCCAAAATCACGAATAGAATACAAATGACCAGTAGATTCTTTAAATCTTCGTTATTAGTAGCAATAACACTGCTTTTTATCTCCTGCCGCGGAGAAAAATTTGACCACCAACCGGTCCATCCCAATATGAATATGGACCAACAGGAACGCTTCGAAGCACAGGAGCAAAACAGGTTCTTTGCTGACGGCAGAGGCATGCGTATGCCTGTTGAAGGTACCGTTGCGCGGGGTAATCTGCGAGAGGATAAAGCATTTTACCAGGGAATCAGCGAAGACAGCTCATTTGTGGATGAAATTCCGGTAACAGTTAACCGCTCCTTTCTTCAGAGAGGACAGAAGCAATACGAAACATATTGTACGCCTTGCCACGGTTCTACCGGAGACGGACAAGGAATCATCATGGTCGGACGATACGGCTATGTTCCCGCTCCGAGCTATCACATTGATCGATTGAGAAATAGTGAAGACGGATATATCTATTCAACCATAGCCAATGGTATTCGTAATATGCCGGCTTACGCCCACCAAATTGACGTTGAAGACCGATGGGCGATTGTAGCCTATGTCAGGGCCCTGCAAAGAAGTCAGTACGTTCCCGAGAACGAGATGCAGCAGTACGATGTAGATCTTGCTGCCCTCGATCAGCAGTATCAGCAAGCCCAAGAGGAAGAGATGGCTCGACAGGAAGCACAGTCCGGCGGTGGTGGAGAAGAAATTTCAGCAGCCAGAGGAGAACAGATTTACATGCAGAATGCCTGTCAGACCTGCCACTCACAAGACGGATCTGACGGTATCGGGCCGACACACCTGAATATTTTTGAAAGAACCAGGCAATTGGCAGATGGAAGCACGGTTACTGCTGATGAAGAGTATCTGAGGGAATCTATTGTAAATCCCAATGCCAAAATTGTTGAGGGTTATGACCCGGTTATGGCACCCTACAGTTACCTGAGTGATGCGGAAGTGCAGTCACTGATAGAATACATGAAAACAATAAGTGATAACCAGTAA
- a CDS encoding SCO family protein, with product MKSVGLAVFVACMLLHPISAEAQLNKQKPKDVQDVGIEEHLGDKIPLDLMFATSEGDSVTLASLMKGDKPVLLNPVYYECPMLCSMVIEAVYSGVSDLKWTPGDEYNIITFSIDPEEDSKLAASTKDSMITKLGRDNAREGWYFLTGNEKSIRTLTEAIGFKYKKVEEQDQFAHSAAIMFLSPDGTLTRYLYGIEFDEFNLRNALYEAADGEVGSVTERVLLYCYQYDPDSNSYVAVAWRIMQLGGFATALILGIFIGLLWLKEKNSKNDKNIKITNGSS from the coding sequence ATGAAATCCGTAGGACTTGCCGTCTTTGTTGCATGCATGCTCCTACACCCCATTTCGGCAGAAGCACAGTTAAATAAGCAAAAGCCGAAAGATGTTCAGGATGTAGGTATTGAAGAACATCTGGGAGATAAGATACCTCTGGACCTGATGTTCGCTACTTCCGAGGGTGATTCTGTTACGCTGGCATCTTTGATGAAAGGGGATAAACCGGTATTGTTAAATCCGGTTTATTACGAATGTCCCATGCTTTGCTCGATGGTTATTGAAGCGGTCTATTCCGGGGTCAGTGATTTAAAATGGACCCCCGGTGACGAGTATAATATCATTACATTCAGTATTGATCCGGAAGAGGATAGCAAACTTGCTGCTTCAACCAAAGACTCGATGATTACAAAGCTCGGTAGAGATAATGCCCGTGAAGGGTGGTATTTTCTCACCGGTAATGAAAAATCAATCAGAACACTTACTGAGGCAATTGGCTTTAAATACAAGAAAGTTGAAGAACAAGACCAATTTGCTCACAGTGCGGCAATCATGTTTTTAAGTCCAGACGGCACGCTGACGCGCTACCTCTACGGTATCGAATTTGACGAATTTAACTTACGTAATGCACTTTATGAGGCGGCCGACGGTGAAGTGGGCAGTGTTACAGAAAGGGTATTACTTTATTGCTATCAATACGATCCTGACTCAAACAGTTATGTGGCGGTAGCCTGGCGAATCATGCAGCTGGGTGGCTTTGCTACAGCACTTATTCTGGGTATATTCATCGGTTTATTGTGGCTGAAAGAAAAGAATTCTAAAAACGATAAGAACATAAAGATAACGAATGGAAGCTCTTAG
- the coxB gene encoding cytochrome c oxidase subunit II yields MEALRDFILPPAKSTVASEVDALFWFVHLSSLVLTIGILVALAYFLYKYRRKSENDVTPVITHNNKLEVTWSVIPLIITLVVFGWGFQTYVTMTTPPDDAYEINVTAQKWLWNFTYENGARSTGELHVPADRPVKLIMSSNDVIHSFFVPDYRIKQDVVPGRYTETWFRVPEAGESIIFCTEYCGTGHSDMYGKVIVHEQGEFENWLASNQGGGSKPDDLAPAEWGEQLAQEQACATCHSADGSQMTGPTWQGLFGSNRQFTDGNSAEADENYLRTSILNPNDEIVEGYQPVMPSYQGQLNDEQINAIIEYIKTLN; encoded by the coding sequence ATGGAAGCTCTTAGAGATTTTATCCTCCCCCCTGCCAAATCAACGGTGGCAAGCGAAGTCGATGCCTTGTTCTGGTTTGTTCACCTGAGTAGCCTGGTACTGACCATTGGTATATTGGTTGCGCTGGCTTACTTTTTATATAAGTACCGCCGCAAGTCGGAAAACGACGTCACACCGGTCATCACGCACAATAACAAACTAGAGGTAACCTGGTCGGTAATCCCGTTGATTATAACACTCGTGGTATTCGGATGGGGTTTTCAGACCTATGTAACGATGACTACTCCTCCCGATGATGCCTACGAGATAAATGTGACTGCACAGAAATGGCTATGGAATTTCACCTATGAAAACGGGGCCAGATCAACCGGCGAACTGCATGTGCCCGCCGACCGGCCTGTCAAGCTTATTATGAGTTCAAACGACGTCATCCACTCTTTCTTTGTTCCTGACTACAGGATCAAGCAGGATGTGGTACCGGGAAGATATACCGAAACATGGTTCCGTGTACCTGAAGCAGGTGAATCGATTATATTCTGTACGGAATATTGCGGTACAGGACACTCCGACATGTATGGTAAAGTGATTGTCCATGAACAGGGAGAGTTCGAAAACTGGCTGGCCAGCAATCAGGGCGGCGGATCAAAGCCCGATGACCTGGCACCTGCCGAATGGGGCGAACAGCTGGCCCAGGAACAGGCATGCGCTACCTGTCACTCCGCCGACGGCTCCCAGATGACCGGACCTACCTGGCAGGGACTATTCGGTTCGAACCGGCAATTTACAGATGGAAATAGTGCTGAAGCCGATGAAAACTATCTTAGGACTTCAATACTAAACCCCAACGATGAAATAGTTGAGGGTTATCAGCCTGTCATGCCTTCGTACCAAGGCCAATTAAATGACGAGCAAATCAATGCAATTATCGAATACATAAAGACGCTGAATTAA
- the ctaD gene encoding cytochrome c oxidase subunit I has product MASAEASSNLSKKVQVQRYKPVDYLKENYLNVQKGLWSWLTTLDHKRIGILYLISLTVAFLIGGVMALGIRMELWTPAQTFIEADTYNQLFTLHGSIMIFLFLVPSVPAVLGNFILPIQLGAKDVAFPRLNLMSWYLYMAGAAISIYSILAGGIDTGWTFYTPYSSSTGGAVTAMTFGVFIIGFSSILTGVNFITTIHKMRAPGLSWDKLPLFCWGLYATSIIQILATPVLAITILLVGMERILGIGIFDPALGGDPILYQHFFWFYSHPAVYIMIVPGFGIVSEIISTFSRKTIFGYWAIALSSLAIAFIGFLVWGHHMFVSGQASLASMVFSFLTFLVGIPTGIKMFNWLSTMYKGSIKLDTPLLYILGFFFLFTVGGLTGIALATIAIDVHLHDTYYVVAHFHFVMVGGMVMAFMGGLHYWWPKMFGVMYNQKLAKLACFLIFVGFNVTFLPQFVMGSQGMPRRYFNYIDQFQSFHQISTVGSFILGIGFILAIGYFIHSIYYGKKTVANPWGSRATEWQIPSPAPPHNFDYTPVMIHGPYDYHKPMADFQLGLVQSGNGHDAEHSGEIDKKVEADN; this is encoded by the coding sequence ATGGCAAGTGCAGAAGCTAGTTCTAATTTATCCAAAAAAGTTCAGGTTCAACGGTATAAGCCGGTTGACTATCTGAAAGAAAACTACCTGAATGTCCAGAAAGGCCTCTGGTCTTGGCTTACTACCCTAGACCACAAGCGTATCGGGATTCTTTACCTGATTTCGCTTACTGTTGCGTTTCTGATAGGTGGAGTAATGGCACTGGGTATCCGCATGGAGCTGTGGACACCGGCCCAGACCTTCATTGAAGCAGACACTTATAACCAGCTTTTCACCCTCCACGGGTCAATCATGATCTTTCTCTTTCTGGTGCCTTCGGTACCGGCCGTATTGGGTAACTTTATCCTACCCATTCAGCTCGGAGCGAAAGATGTGGCCTTCCCCAGGCTGAACCTTATGAGCTGGTATTTATATATGGCTGGAGCTGCTATTTCCATTTATTCTATACTTGCCGGCGGTATTGATACCGGATGGACTTTCTACACACCATATTCGTCATCCACTGGAGGTGCCGTTACAGCAATGACCTTCGGGGTCTTTATTATTGGTTTTTCCTCCATATTAACCGGTGTAAACTTTATCACCACCATACACAAAATGAGGGCGCCCGGCCTTAGCTGGGATAAACTTCCCCTCTTTTGTTGGGGCTTATATGCAACCAGTATCATACAGATTCTTGCGACTCCGGTTCTTGCTATCACAATTCTGCTGGTTGGTATGGAACGGATATTGGGCATCGGAATCTTTGACCCGGCACTGGGCGGAGATCCAATTCTTTACCAGCACTTTTTCTGGTTCTACAGTCACCCGGCTGTGTACATTATGATTGTACCTGGTTTTGGTATTGTTTCAGAAATTATTTCAACATTTTCGAGAAAGACCATTTTTGGATACTGGGCTATTGCGCTCTCTTCACTGGCCATTGCATTTATCGGTTTCCTGGTATGGGGACACCACATGTTCGTTTCCGGTCAGGCATCTCTGGCTTCCATGGTCTTTTCTTTCCTGACATTCCTGGTAGGTATTCCAACAGGTATTAAGATGTTTAACTGGCTCTCTACGATGTACAAAGGGTCAATAAAACTGGATACCCCATTATTGTATATACTGGGCTTTTTCTTCCTGTTTACCGTGGGCGGACTTACCGGTATTGCACTGGCCACGATCGCCATCGACGTTCACCTACACGATACCTATTATGTTGTGGCACACTTCCACTTTGTAATGGTCGGCGGTATGGTAATGGCCTTTATGGGTGGACTTCACTACTGGTGGCCGAAAATGTTTGGCGTGATGTACAACCAGAAACTGGCCAAGCTAGCCTGCTTCCTGATTTTCGTAGGATTCAACGTAACCTTCCTGCCTCAATTTGTGATGGGGTCTCAGGGAATGCCGCGACGCTATTTCAATTATATCGACCAGTTTCAGTCATTCCATCAGATCTCAACGGTGGGTTCTTTCATTCTCGGTATCGGTTTCATATTGGCAATCGGATACTTTATTCACTCCATTTACTATGGCAAGAAAACTGTTGCCAATCCCTGGGGAAGCCGGGCTACCGAATGGCAAATACCTTCACCTGCTCCGCCTCATAACTTCGATTACACACCGGTTATGATTCACGGTCCTTATGACTACCACAAACCTATGGCTGACTTCCAGCTGGGTCTGGTACAGTCGGGCAACGGACACGACGCGGAACATTCGGGAGAGATTGACAAGAAAGTAGAAGCAGATAATTAA
- a CDS encoding cytochrome c oxidase subunit 3 family protein → MANHSSATTHASHVQHHFVDSDQQFDAAKFGMWIFLVTEILFFGGLFAAYIVYRAWYPELFTLASEELNTLWGGVNTLVLIGSSLTVAMAIKSAQLNQKKNIIINLGITIALAFVFMVIKYFEYTHKFEIGIFPGQFYAFEGIDHPKANIFFSLYYLMTGLHGIHVLVGIGLMIWLVKKAMNQAYDSEYYTPLEITGLYWHLVDIIWIFLFPLFYLID, encoded by the coding sequence ATGGCAAATCATTCAAGCGCAACTACGCACGCCAGCCACGTGCAGCATCATTTTGTTGACTCCGATCAACAGTTTGATGCGGCCAAATTCGGGATGTGGATTTTTCTGGTCACAGAGATCCTATTTTTTGGCGGACTTTTCGCAGCTTATATAGTATATAGAGCCTGGTATCCTGAACTCTTTACGCTGGCATCGGAAGAGCTTAACACACTATGGGGCGGGGTAAACACGCTGGTACTTATCGGCAGTAGCCTGACGGTTGCCATGGCGATCAAATCTGCCCAGCTGAACCAGAAGAAGAATATCATCATCAATCTGGGCATCACCATAGCTCTTGCCTTTGTATTTATGGTGATCAAGTATTTTGAATACACCCACAAATTTGAAATTGGAATCTTCCCCGGTCAATTTTACGCTTTTGAAGGAATCGACCATCCGAAGGCTAATATCTTTTTCAGCCTTTACTACCTAATGACGGGACTGCACGGAATTCACGTGTTGGTTGGAATCGGCTTAATGATCTGGCTGGTTAAAAAAGCAATGAACCAAGCTTATGACAGCGAATATTATACACCCTTGGAAATTACCGGGCTTTACTGGCACCTGGTGGATATCATCTGGATATTCCTGTTCCCCTTATTCTATCTAATTGATTAA
- a CDS encoding cytochrome C oxidase subunit IV family protein, producing the protein MSGHHISTDKTLLSVAGALFVLTIITVLVHYLALPHPWSILVAMAVAVMKATLVAMFFMHLYWDKKFNSMLLIASFVFLALLVGFTMLDTMFRELPVPSF; encoded by the coding sequence ATGAGCGGACATCACATATCAACAGATAAAACGTTACTCTCGGTCGCCGGAGCATTATTTGTCCTGACAATAATAACAGTTCTAGTTCATTACCTGGCGCTTCCTCATCCATGGTCAATACTGGTTGCTATGGCTGTAGCTGTAATGAAAGCTACGCTTGTAGCTATGTTCTTTATGCACCTTTATTGGGACAAGAAGTTCAACAGCATGCTTCTCATAGCATCTTTTGTGTTCCTGGCACTGCTGGTAGGCTTTACCATGCTAGACACCATGTTCAGAGAATTGCCGGTGCCTTCTTTCTAG